A region of the Arachis hypogaea cultivar Tifrunner chromosome 15, arahy.Tifrunner.gnm2.J5K5, whole genome shotgun sequence genome:
gaatcttgtaggtggaaaaaaaaataatatatgaaaaggacAGTAATTATAAGgaagataatttctttttttttttggttttttcttcttttttttgtttttttttcactttatgtttttttttaaataatgaaacgcaaacgaaaacaagaacacaagaacaaaaagaaagatgCGACAAACACTggacttttttttttatgataaaagaagaacaaatatagattaataagaattaatctaatacctgagctctgataccaaatgatacggatttaaaaggataaataagaaaataaggattcaaactgaataaaaagatacattgaaattaaaataagaacaaaaaagataagttgaaattgagtacaaagagaatcactctacttctacccaatttcttgacgcaacaagaaagggactcctcaacctaacttgtcaacgccatgGTTTGGAAATTGattcgaagggactcctcaaccttctaaccaattccccgatgcaacaagagagggactcctcaacctcaattgtccacaccatggtttcatcacgaaaccaaaaaaggtttaaaacctctaaatcattctattctccgactacaatagctaatgaggtatttataacctcttattaggttaaaacaaagaaaaccctaaagcccataaacataaggcccaatctagtaattaaataaacaaaaataaaaatacattaaataacatattctaaaaatataaactaaaatatcttctaaataactcttgaactcttcatatcacgaacatttgaagcacgtatcactTAGTTTACCTTTAATCTGCATACTGTCAAATTTTCAGTGTTCCCTAGTCTTTCTAGTAACAATGTTTTTACCTATCATGCATTGTTTTTTCCTTTCATTTCCTTTGTTCACACTAAAAGAGTAAAGACTCTTCACAAGGGATCATTTCAGCTTGCATAGCAAAACCATATCAACTCATAATAGGCAGGcataattataaatttcaaatagTTTCTCATATCCCGAATTAACTTAATCggagtaataataataatgcaaaaaTAGACAAACGTCGTTTCCCCATATTGATGGGTCCAGCAACTAGCACTAAAGTGTAAAGAGCTGAactttcgcttttttttttttttttctctcttagcTCATCTTTTTCTATATTAAGAAAGCATACAAACAGCAAGAAGAGAAGCCTCTATACACTTTTCAAAGAGTGTCAGagattgagattgagattgaGCCAAGAAGATGATGAAGCATTTAGTGTTAGTTATTCTTTTGGCCGTTTTGGTTCATGACCATGTTCATGATGGCACTACTACTGTGGAAGCTGCAGGGGATGGTTTTGTAAGAACAAGAGGCATCCACTTTGTGCTGAATGGGAAGCCTTTTTATGCAAATGGCTTCAATGCTTATTGGCTTATGTATGCAGCTTCAGATCCATCTCAGAGGTACAAGGTCTCTTCAGCATTCCATGAAGCAACAAGCCATGGCCTCACAGTTGCTAGAACTTGGGCTTTCAGCGATGGTGGTTATAGACCCTTACAATATGCTCCCGGATTCTACAATGAACAAATGTTTAAGGTAAAGTAGTGACCAGAAACCAAACAAGTTGAAAATTTTCCTTCTAATTGGTTCAGTACATTACATCTTGTGTTTGGCTTTGAAGGGGTTAGATTTTGTTATATATGAGGCTAGGAAGTATGGTATGAAGCTGATACTGAGTTTGGTGAACAACTATGAGAGCTTTGGAGGGAAGAAGCAGTATGTGAACTGGGCCAGAAGTAAAGGGCTGTACCTTACATCAGACGATGATTTCTTCAGGAGCCCTCTTGTTAAGGGTTACTATGCAAACCATGTCAAGGTGGTTGTTATGTCTTTGTGTTGGTTAAACTTGTATGTGCATGCTATCATGCTGAATTCCTCATTGtacttattttttgtttattctaaTTTTACATTGGATTTGTGTGAATTATCTTGCACAGACTGTTCTTAACAGATACAACAGTTTTACCGGTATTCATTACAAGGATGATCCAACAATCATGGCCTGGGAACTCATGAATGAACCCAGGTGCACTTCAGATCCTTCAGGCAGGACTATTCAGGTcaaatactttttttctttttctcttttgacTTTGGCCTCATTGATAGGGCTTCTTCAAAAGTGAAATAACAAATCACGGGCCAATTTCATGGGAACTTGATGAGCTAACTACTTTGACTTTAATTCCGCTATTACAGGCTTGGATCACGGAAATGGCTTCCTTAGTGAAGTCCATAGACAGGAACCACTTATTGGAGGCTGGTCTTGAAGGCTTCTATGGTCAATCAACACCCCAAAGGAAGAGAATGAACCCTGCTGGCTTCAATATTGGCACAGATTTCATTGCAAAT
Encoded here:
- the LOC112749471 gene encoding mannan endo-1,4-beta-mannosidase 7, whose translation is MMKHLVLVILLAVLVHDHVHDGTTTVEAAGDGFVRTRGIHFVLNGKPFYANGFNAYWLMYAASDPSQRYKVSSAFHEATSHGLTVARTWAFSDGGYRPLQYAPGFYNEQMFKGLDFVIYEARKYGMKLILSLVNNYESFGGKKQYVNWARSKGLYLTSDDDFFRSPLVKGYYANHVKTVLNRYNSFTGIHYKDDPTIMAWELMNEPRCTSDPSGRTIQAWITEMASLVKSIDRNHLLEAGLEGFYGQSTPQRKRMNPAGFNIGTDFIANNRIPGIDFATVHCYPDQWVSNSNEQYQLSFLNNWLNAHFIDAQYALRKPILVAEFGKSFKDSGYNTYQRDQLFSTVFYKILASAKRGGPAAGALFWQLLTEGMESFQDGYGIMLGQRSSTANMIARQNHRLYLIRRILGRLANMRRWKRARGNRRSGGNGGGSSRMELPQLLN